A section of the Falco rusticolus isolate bFalRus1 chromosome Z, bFalRus1.pri, whole genome shotgun sequence genome encodes:
- the SAXO1 gene encoding LOW QUALITY PROTEIN: stabilizer of axonemal microtubules 1 (The sequence of the model RefSeq protein was modified relative to this genomic sequence to represent the inferred CDS: inserted 2 bases in 1 codon), giving the protein MLSEYTEQYPLYPITVPRGSLKPKEASKMAQIPMEGISTTKKDYIAHEVLPQKLKPAEKYLKSDERMELTTTYKQDYNFYILSRVPPCLSHVIRHSLSSKMETRTSYKDDYVLWDEPKTELIRPNNRFRPSEEKFNHRTTVQDDYLYRGPAATQRGKPLNLVQKTQAPFEYITSYRVNYVQHPLEKRYVHKNEKYKANEVPFDDLTTHKVSYKGLAGQPAKLAKPYQLKHHDLPXFQEKYRAWPRPPKFSKNPDVYLPPLEKMDLHTTTQTHYKHPNGRPAKMCRSLEQFKKSTEPFNSSSIMKEDYKPWLCKKQEPITHAPELTFPAKPMDCLTTFQTHYVPHLLTAVKSYKPGWSGPKHRTVLDAKTIYSTSYTPKGIVRCLASYKDPPGYVFEGTDADGHKFYLPASKSEFLQGGH; this is encoded by the exons ATGCTGTCGGAGTACACGGAGCAATACCCACTTTATCCCATCACTGTTCCCAGAGGCTCATTAAAACCGAAGGAAGCATCCAAGATGGCACAGATACCCATGGAAGGCATCTCGACTACAAA GAAGGATTACATAGCTCATGAAGTGTTGCCACAGAAACTTAAACCAGCTGAAAAGTATCTCAAGAGTGATGAGCGTATGGAATTAACCACCACTTATAAACAAGATTATAACTTCTACATTCTCTCTCGAGTACCTCCATGCCTCTCCCATGTGATAAGACACAGCCTCAGCTCCAAGATGGAAACAAGAACCAGTTACAAAG ATGACTACGTGCTGTGGGATGAACCAAAGACAGAGCTGATCAGACCAAACAACAGGTTTCGcccatcagaagaaaaatttaacCACAGAACCACTGTCCAGGATGACTATCTCTACAGGGGGCCAGCTGCCACTCAAAGGGGCAAACCTCTGAATCTAGTCCAGAAAACCCAAGCTCCCTTTGAATATATAACCAGTTATAGAGTGAATTATGTGCAACATCCTCTGGAGAAACGTTATGTccataaaaatgagaaatacaagGCCAATGAGGTCCCGTTTGATGATCTCACTACCCACAAAGTTTCTTACAAGGGGCTGGCTGGTCAGCCAGCCAAGCTTGCAAAACCATACCAGCTGAAGCATCATGATCTtcc ttttcaggaaaaataccGAGCTTGGCCACGGCCTCCCAAATTCAGCAAAAACCCTGATGTATATCTTCCTCCTCTGGAGAAAATGGACCTTCACACCACTACTCAGACACATTACAAGCACCCAAATGGTAGGCCAGCCAAGATGTGTCGATCTTTggagcagtttaaaaaaagcactgagCCATTCAATAGCTCTTCGATAATGAAGGAAGACTATAAGCCTTGGCTGTGCAAGAAACAAGAACCTATCACTCACGCTCCAGAGCTGACTTTCCCAGCAAAACCAATGGATTGCTTGACTACCTTTCAGACCCACTATGTGCCTCATCTGCTTACGGCTGTGAAGAGCTATAAACCTGGCTGGTCAGGCCCAAAGCATCGTACTGTGCTAGATGCTAAAACGATCTACTCTACCAGCTACACACCAAAGGGCATTGTTAGATGCTTGGCCTCTTACAAAGACCCACCCGGTTACGTCTTTGAGGGAACTGATGCCGATGGTCACAAATTCTATCTCCCTGCTTCCAAGAGTGAATTCCTGCAAGGTggacactga